TCAATCAGGGCCGCGCGGCTCGCCTCCGCCTGTGCGGCATTCGGAACGGGCTCCGGCACGAACTGCACCTGGAAGAACGCGAAGCCGTCCGGGGCAATCTGCAGCGGCCCGCGCACACTCACCACCGCGAACCGCGGGTCCAGGGCGTCCGCGACGGCCAGCAGGTTGCGTTCGTTGCCGCCCACGCCGTGCAGCAGCACCAGCACCGGCGCCCCGGCCAGGGGACCGCTGCGGGGCGGGCGCACCACGGCGCTCAGCGGACTCACGCCGCCCCGCCCGCCTGAATGCGCAGGCGGTTCCCGGCCGGGTCGGTGACCTCCAGGCGGTCTCCCTCGCGGATGAACCGCGCACCGGCCGCCGTGAGGCGCGAGTGCAGGGCACGGATATCCTTCACGGTCAGCGTCACGCGCGTCAGCCGGCTGGTGCCCTCCGGCGCCAGAGCGCCGCCCTGGCTCTGCCAGGTGTTCAGGCCCAGGTGGTGGTGGTAGCCGTCCACCGAGACGAACAGCGCCCCGGGCCAGCGGGAGACGACGTCGAAGCCCAGCACGCCCGCGTAGAACGCCTCCGTGGCTGCAAGGTCCGCCACGCGCAGGTGCACGTGCCCGAGGGTCGTGCCGTCCGGCAGCGAGGTGAAGGGAACGTCCGCGCCGGGCTCAGTGAGGAGGCTGTCCAGGTCGATCGGATCACCTGCCATCTCCACTTCGCCGCCCTGCCAGCGCCACTCGCTGCTGGGCCGGTCGCGGTAGACCTCGATGCCGTGCCCGTCCGGGTCGCTCAGGTAGAAGGCCTCGCTGACCAGGTGGTCCGCCTGCCCCAGCCGCAGGCCCAGCCGCGCGGCGTGCTGCACCCAGCGCGACAGGTCCGCGCGCGTGGGCAACAGCAGGGCCAGGTGGTACAGGCCCGGCGAACGGGGCTGCACCTGCTGGGCGCCGGGGCGCTCCTGCAGCGCGACCAGCGGCCGCTCCGGCAGGCCCAGGGTGGCTTCTGTGCCGTCCCGGGACAGCAGCGTCAAGCCCAGCACCTGCTGGTAGAAGGCGACGCTGCGGTCCAGGGCCGAGACGGTGAGTTCGACCGGGCCGAGGGTGAGTGACGTGATGACCGGCGGGGGCAGGGGGGAGTGATTCATCGTGGACCTCGAAGGGGAGAGGGCCGTGCAGAACGAGGGGTCCTGCACGGGGGTGAGGCTCAGGCCAGGAACTTCCAGGCGCTGCCGAAGTTCGTGTTCTGCGTGAACTGCAGCTGAATGCCGAGGAACCCGAGGCCTTCGAGCTGACGGGCGCGCTGCAGAGGCCCCGCGTCGATGCCGCGCAGCCCGCCGGCCGTCACGAGGTCCGCCACGGTGGCCTTGGCGTTCGCGTCATTCCCGGCAATCAGGACGTCCAGGGGCTGCCCGGCGACCTGCCCGGCCACCAGGGTGCCGGCGAAGGTGGTGTTGAAGGCCTTCACGACGCGGGCGTTCGGAATCAGCCTGGCCAGGTCCTCGGCGGCGCTGGTGTCGCCGGCGACCGCCAGCGCCGTGAAGTCGGCGGTCAGGGGGTTGCTGATGTCCACGACGACCCGGCCGTTCAGGCGCTCACCGAGTTCCCGGGCAAGGTCCTGGGCGGCGGTGTACCAGGTGGCGAACACCACGACGTCCCCGAGGGGGCCGTCCAGGGTGGCGGCCTGCACCGCGGCGCCGGGGTTGGCGGCCTGCACTTCGGCCGCGAGGGTGCGGGCGTCGTCGGCGTTGCGGTCGACGATGCTGACGCTGTTCCCGCCGCGGGCGGCGACGTACGCGATGCCTTTGCCCATGTTGCCGGCGCCGATGATGGTGATGGTCGTGGTCATGATGGTCTCCTTCTGGAATGAGGTGGGGGCGGTGGTCAGGCTGGCCTGGTCGGTGGGGGAGGCGAGCGCGAGGGGGGCGGCGCGCTTGCGGGTCAGGGCCCAGGCGGCGGTGCCGGCGGCAGCGGCGAGCAGGGCGAGGGTGAGTGCGGACATGGAGGCTCCTTGAGGGGCGAGGGGCGGGGTGCGGCGCTTCCAGATTGTGATCACGTTATTCGTGATAACGAGTAATTGAGGATGAAGAGGCAGAGAAGGGGGAGGGCTGCGCCGCCGAGCTTGGGGAGGTAGATGTCACCTCTCCGGCTTCACTATCTATGTCATCACGATAGTCGTTATAACGATCAATGTCAAGAGTGCGGAATTTGGATCCATGCTCCTGCGCCGATCCG
This is a stretch of genomic DNA from Deinococcus ficus. It encodes these proteins:
- a CDS encoding VOC family protein; the encoded protein is MNHSPLPPPVITSLTLGPVELTVSALDRSVAFYQQVLGLTLLSRDGTEATLGLPERPLVALQERPGAQQVQPRSPGLYHLALLLPTRADLSRWVQHAARLGLRLGQADHLVSEAFYLSDPDGHGIEVYRDRPSSEWRWQGGEVEMAGDPIDLDSLLTEPGADVPFTSLPDGTTLGHVHLRVADLAATEAFYAGVLGFDVVSRWPGALFVSVDGYHHHLGLNTWQSQGGALAPEGTSRLTRVTLTVKDIRALHSRLTAAGARFIREGDRLEVTDPAGNRLRIQAGGAA
- a CDS encoding NADPH-dependent F420 reductase encodes the protein MSALTLALLAAAAGTAAWALTRKRAAPLALASPTDQASLTTAPTSFQKETIMTTTITIIGAGNMGKGIAYVAARGGNSVSIVDRNADDARTLAAEVQAANPGAAVQAATLDGPLGDVVVFATWYTAAQDLARELGERLNGRVVVDISNPLTADFTALAVAGDTSAAEDLARLIPNARVVKAFNTTFAGTLVAGQVAGQPLDVLIAGNDANAKATVADLVTAGGLRGIDAGPLQRARQLEGLGFLGIQLQFTQNTNFGSAWKFLA